aaattcttGGGAGCTTACTCCCTGCAATAGACAACTTAGCTAGCACATCGGTGAGCGGATTGAAAATCACACAAACCTAGATTTTAGCATTCACTGAAATTGCCGCTGAAGTGACTTATGTAGCACAGCTGTTTATCTAGTTGTCCAAGAGTATTACGTTAAATTAAAACAGGAATTTTAACAgtttaattaatatatatgctTTCAAACAAAGATAAATTTCGGCATTCCTCAACCAAAATGAGAAATATTACTAACGTGTCGGATTCGAAAGAATTGTTGCTTACATCAGAACAGCACCCGCCTAATATTTTTCTGTATTTGCAGCTTGTTAGCATCAAAGCATTGCCTCCAAATATTGAAAACCTCgaaattcatttaaaacaaGGCAATAGCTTAATAATTAAATGCGATGAAGAATACAATACGGCTGCTTGCATACACCAAGCGGAATTTAATTCTAAACCCACCTTTACCTTAATCTTCCAGCAGGATAATTTGGATAAAATTAATTATGCTGCCGATAATCCTCTCCTCATTATGATTTATATGCGCAATACCATTACTCATTCACGTGAATCCACCGAAGGCGAAAAAATTGGTCAGTTTTACAACTTTAAAGATGGCACAGGTGAAGAAAGTCTTGAAGCACCTCGACATATAAAGCTAGACAATGTAACGTTAGCTAAAAAACAGGTTCATAAAGAAGACACGGAAATTAGCTACCACGATGATGATAAAGAGCTTGTACTATTATGTGTCGGATATATAGATCTTATTAAGTTGTTTGGACATCGTCGCAGCATGATAAAGGAAGAATTGTATTTATATCCTATACCAGATGTGCCTAATGAGCTGCGCTTTACGGTTCATTCTGAATGGCATCTTTATACTTTGTTACCAATAGCCAAAGAACTAACATTTACGAACATGGCTTTCATCACGCTCGAATCTATTTACAACTTAAAAGAAGAGTATGCAATTTCTATACCATCGCTGCGAGTTGAATTAAATTTTCGTTCTACTTTGCCTAATGAAAAGAATGAGTATGTTTTAATACCGCTATGTAGCTTCAACAATCTAGTCCACGAATGCATAGGACAGCAAAATATCCATCATATCTTTGAATACTTTCGACGGTGTATACAGCCTTGTAATGCAACGGGTTTAAAATCCACTATGGAAGTGGAATTGCATAAACTCTTCGCCCAATTAATGTTCTCAGAGGGATTAAATGTTGATCTTGATTTTATCGATACTAGCTTTGAGGAGGCAGCTATTTGCAACTCTTTTCATCGATACATTTTAACCCAAAAAATGTCTAAGataatatttaattcaatAGCATTTCGAAATTATGTTCTAGCTGTAGATGTTTGGCAAACAAATATCGAGACCTCAAAACGGCATAAAGTCTTCGAAGGAGTGTTGGACCCAGCAATACTTTTGTACCCAGGAGGTAAACAATACATATTAATATTCGTTTCCGAGGTAATATTCGTTTACTATTATTTCCCGACAGTCCAAACAATGCGGTTTGCCGTTGAACTAGAGTATGTGGGAAAACGGAACTACAAGTCGAATCGCCAAACAATTGTGAGCATATTGAGTCAACGTAGTGGGCGAATTGATAGAATGCCTCTTTTACCAACATTTGCCATAATTAAGATTTGCCTTTTAGCTCCATTAACGGAGGTCTATAATGAGCTTAAAGTTTTTCGTGAAAGTTTTATCAGCCAGAATCGTTTACTTTTTTGTGATAGTCCCTTTAAGGAGCCAAAAACAATGGATTTAGTTGATATACAAAGCGAAGCTTATGCGCGATTTGACAAATTTATGAGCGATTGTGTTCGATACATTATCGAAAAGAATGTTCATTCGATTGAGGACAAGAAACAACACTTCTGTTGTGCTCTTCAAAACCTTACAAACATACTTCTAAAATTAGTGGGATGCGACTTTAATACACGTATTCCCACCAAGTCAAATACAGAATTTACGGTATGTTATGCTTACTTTATTACTCACCTCGTTAAGATAagttaagttaatttttttttaaaagaacTTATGTTCAATAGCTTTTAACGTGCTAGAGTTACGAGTGCACAATATTGTAGAGTCTCTTGAGGATGAAGGCTTTGAATATTTGGTTGTCAGTTCATCAACTCATACTGAACGATTAATTGATCATATGAATGCTATTAAGTTGTTGCGAGCAGTTGGAGATGATTACATGGCCCAATACTTACACGACAAGGTAAGATCAGAAAATTATATCTTTAAAATATCTATTACACGACTgatgaatatatataaacttttttttgctgtACACCTACAGACAACGTGCTGCAtcatgaaatgaaattaaggTTAAGGTTCATTAaggtttatttaatttttaaggtCAGTAGcgtaaaaatttaaagttgGAAAATTAGTCCAAGCTTAATCCAGGACACTTGTGTCGGGAGCTGAGCAGGTGATATGATTTTTCGGATCTTTTTACCAATCTATAGTTAATTCAATCCAAAGTTTCTCACTAGTAATATTGTTGGTActctgtatgtatgtgtatgttttttttaggCAGCTGTTAGCGCAGATGAGCGCTAGTGTATTGTTCGTGTCGTCGATTAATGTTTCATGTTGGAACTGGGGGCGCGCCGATAGCGTGGGAGTCGCATGAAGCTAATTCGCCCGTTCCGCCTCGTTagtaaaaaaagaatatagTCGAAAGTTGTCTATGAAAGCGAGCGCATTCTTTGTTTGATTGATCGCAAAAATTCACTTCAGTTAACGGACCAGttatacacatacatttaAATACTTAATTAACTAAtcataaaaacttttatgaTTTTTCAGCAGTTTTGATCAACGACCTTCAGAATGGCTGGATGGCTAAcgaaataattattttcttatttttattattttattaaaatgatATTGCGATTCATCTACATGAAATATAGTCAGAATCACTTTAAGCATATTTTATGTTGCCATGAAACTTTCGGTTATCACTCGTGAACATTGTAAGCACTATTGAAAACTGCTTAACCATCAGATTTGTAAGCACTGGTGAAAAGCCTCCTGCTTCATCGTCGGTATTGTAGGCACATGTAAAaattttccttctcttttgTTATGTTATTATCAAGAAAATGCTCTTCAGTCAGTGGTAAAAATGCCCTCCCCTAATCGGTGGCTCAGTGGAGCAACACAATCTATAATACTATTGTTCTAGAACTCGAAACTGACCTAAGTggaattttttcctttttatattttttttttaaggtgTCATGACTCTTCTGACATTCCCTTCCATTCGGAAGAGTCTGAAGCGGTTGGTTCAGGAATAGATCCTTGAGCGAAAAGAATCCAGGACATATCCTGGCATTCATGTGACGGTCAGGTATAAGTGTAAAAGCCTACTAATACCCaccttattaatttttatacccttgcaaaaatggtatatttattttggtcagaagtttGCAAGGCATAGAAGGAATCATCTccaaccatataaagtatatatattcttgatcagaacGCCAAGGCGAGTTCAAGTAGCAATGTCAGTCCGCCTTCTCGATCAAACGCGAACtgcaaatttttaatgtaggcttgtatgtagagcacagtttgtatatttccaattcagccggatcggaccactatttCATATATGTAGCTCCTATTAAAACAGCAAAGTGACGAACAGTAACTCTTCTCAACAACTTCGATATTTTCTGATATTGGTGAGTTCATTACCCCTATAAGCGACTGTAAATTGATTAagatcggatgactatatcatatagcttccataggatcaatgatgactatatcatatagcttccataggatcAATAGGTCGAAAACAGAGACTTTTACGAATAACTTTGTAAGTTcctattttatttatttcctactattttctttttatatatggTCCTAAATATTCTTTATGCGCTGCTTCGTATGATATAAGTACTTTATCTTTTACACTTAACTCAAAACTTGGTATTTTTGTCATAATTTCCTAACAATTTATTTTCCTTTAATAAAAGCACAAGCCTTGACtttttctaacataattcttgtttttttgtaagCTATTTCTAATGTAAGTTTTATTTCCTTAGAGTCGTCATCTAAATTGTAAATACTGGGTCATATTTATGCCTTGATTCGtttcttttaaatactttttctccttttttgtataataattaCCTATAAGCATTGtctttttttaacataattgtAGTTCTTTTGAATgctatttgtaatttaaacCTTAACTTCTTTCAAAAACTCATCTAAATAGGATCTACTTTAtcaatttgaataaaatatataaactgaTTTGGTAATTTGCCAAATACGAGTTTGTATGGACAATACTTATGCATTGCTGATGGTGTCGCTCTTGATCTTCATGTTCTCGTATAAATTTGTTATTATCTGGTTTTTATACTCTGTTTTCTATGTCCTTAATGAGCGGTTTCATTGGACCGTAGTTGAGTATGAAGTCTTATATTTTGTTGGGTCACATATTGGTTTGactatataattaaatattcgattttctcgataaggaaaaaaaagatatttttttcgtgagttaagtaacgtactttattatttgaaagaaaacttagaactgaatacaaaaatgtcttatggttatatttatagctaaatttgggagccctttggtggcgtggttgatacttcgacgatttgattggtccgattttaagtgctgagttagcgttctcacgcctttggttattagggggacaattattatttcaagtgttcaattgtttatgttagttcttatggattagcgttcatacgctttggttttgagggggacaattattacttcaagtgttcgattgtttatgttaatttttatggattagcgttcatacgctttggttttgagggggacaattgtttacgttatgatttttaggggccgaaatatttatatgttattgggtattggagtcggatatatgactcccccatcctaaagaaaatagcctgtcctcaggcggatacattgggatatagcgaggggtttttctcagctgtaaatattggagtatcaattttgtttataatttgggactcgattttttcaacaattggggtttcgattatgtctgtgggaccacgattgttatttgatcggaaatgcttaataattaatttttgtggcattgccttaaacttatagattaagtatgtaatcaaacttattatagtaagtataaaagtggtgaatgtaatagtttgaaatgcagtataatatttcgtatgttcattaattatctcttttgtttggataaaggaaataggttctagcctggtgatattgtttgttacataaatgctttggctatagtcaagtaATGagtttattattgatatttcgtttagttgtaaggcacaatcgtaaatttttattatgttattgccttctattattaattcgttgtttacgcaattttgattaagtttagtttttggtagattccatgttacaattatgtttggttcaatgtaattagtttgaaaattcttatatgtcttagtgtatttacaagtggttgggatttgatttaaaatgcctattatacattcgttagtttctatttgttttgtgtttttattgaacagagtgttgttattaaaatagtatttatcgtatgaattttctgtcaaaatatttttattctcgtctggataaggaagtatctcaaagataggggtttttattacttcttgaggaatgtttgaaatgataaatatctcgtttgaacttggtttaagccaggtggaagtttttgtattcaatagtttttccgaattaacatgacttaagtgattatgttttaaaagttttgggttgaaaattcctaatctagtgagctgcatgcccatttctatgtcttcaatgtattctgtgaaatgctcaaaattaaagattaggacttctaatcttacttctttttctttttcttccctgaggctgtttattacttctaaacctttattaacagtgtctattacgtaatttagttcgtttgcttgtacgctattgctttcaagattatttattttttcttctaattcatctttatcttcctgatcaagagtaccaaaaagatatttgtatattgaaccaattccgttaattagtcctcgtttgttacgttttacaatgtgtattccattaatttccctacttagtttttctgttacgtattgaatatggattaggtttttaaattcttgtgcttgttgcattaaattattatatgtaatgtctattagagttaaattcacttttaaataatgatattcaaagtttgtcggtaagtccatggttcctgttttaaatattaagtaaccgtttggtgcttttactgggtttatgtcaatggattgactgcatgttgattttaatgttaagaatagcatgatgcataaaaaagtcatcttgagttgttgacctgtaattaattaattgtcgtatttgcttttattaactttctttttcttcttgaattttgatttgtagtgtgtaactttttgtcctctatttc
This genomic window from Drosophila willistoni isolate 14030-0811.24 unplaced genomic scaffold, UCI_dwil_1.1 Seg224, whole genome shotgun sequence contains:
- the LOC111518982 gene encoding uncharacterized protein LOC111518982, which translates into the protein MLSNKDKFRHSSTKMRNITNVSDSKELLLTSEQHPPNIFLYLQLVSIKALPPNIENLEIHLKQGNSLIIKCDEEYNTAACIHQAEFNSKPTFTLIFQQDNLDKINYAADNPLLIMIYMRNTITHSRESTEGEKIGQFYNFKDGTGEESLEAPRHIKLDNVTLAKKQVHKEDTEISYHDDDKELVLLCVGYIDLIKLFGHRRSMIKEELYLYPIPDVPNELRFTVHSEWHLYTLLPIAKELTFTNMAFITLESIYNLKEEYAISIPSLRVELNFRSTLPNEKNEYVLIPLCSFNNLVHECIGQQNIHHIFEYFRRCIQPCNATGLKSTMEVELHKLFAQLMFSEGLNVDLDFIDTSFEEAAICNSFHRYILTQKMSKIIFNSIAFRNYVLAVDVWQTNIETSKRHKVFEGVLDPAILLYPGVQTMRFAVELEYVGKRNYKSNRQTIVSILSQRSGRIDRMPLLPTFAIIKICLLAPLTEVYNELKVFRESFISQNRLLFCDSPFKEPKTMDLVDIQSEAYARFDKFMSDCVRYIIEKNVHSIEDKKQHFCCALQNLTNILLKLVGCDFNTRIPTKSNTEFTNLCSIAFNVLELRVHNIVESLEDEGFEYLVVSSSTHTERLIDHMNAIKLLRAVGDDYMAQYLHDKTTCCIMK